The following nucleotide sequence is from cyanobacterium endosymbiont of Braarudosphaera bigelowii.
AGGTAACTATACTCTACAAGACAATTTAGATAAGTTAATTGATGAATTTCAACCTGGACAGCCTTTTACATTTTCAGCCCGAATAGATGTTCCTCCTTCAGTTGAACTAGGAATGTATAAAGAATTATCTATAAAGGCAGAAGAAAAAAATTATGATATAGAACAAGTTGAAAATTGGTTGAAAGAACGTCGAGAAAAACTAGCGACTTTAGTTCCTATTGAGGATCGCCATTCCCAAATGGGTGATGTAGCTATAGTTGACTACAAAGGTTTTCTAATCTCTGAAGGAATAGTAGCAGAACAACCAATTGAAGGCGTAGAGGGAAAAGATTTTCGCGTTGACCTCGAAAAGGGAAAATTTATTGAGGGAATGGTTGAGGGATTACTAGAAATGAAACCTGGAGAGTCTAAGGAATTACCATTAGTTTTTCCAGATGACTATCCTAGAGAAGATTTAGCTAAAAAATCTGTTAATTTTGCTATCAAGCTAAAAGAACTAAAAGCCAAAGAATTACCTGAATTAGACGATGACTTTGCTGATGAAGTTAGCGAATTTGAAACCATAAGTCAATTACAAGAATCTCTAGAAAAACAATTTATCGAATCTGCTAAGTCAGAAACTCAAAGTAATATCCATAATGCAATTACAGAAGAGCTAAATAAAAACTGTACTGTAGATCTCCCTGATACTTTAGTGCAAGAGGAAATTACTAAGCTTTTAACGCAAACAGCAATGAAAATGGAAGAAATGGGAGTTGACTTAGCAGAAGTCTTTAACCAGGAAAATTTACCTAACTTGAGAAAAAATGCTCATCCCGAAGCTGTAGAAAGACTTAAAAAAATTCTTATTCTTAAAGAAATAGCTTCCATTGAAGCTATTACAGTAGAAGAGGAAGAAATTGAAAAGAAAAATAATGAGTTTAAAGAAAAGCTCAAGGGGCAAAATATTGACCTTGACAAATTATATGTGACAGTAAAAGAACAACTGATGGTCGAAAAAACTTTAAATTGGTTACAAGAAAAATCAACAATTGAACTATGTGAATCGGGCAGTTTAGAGATAAAAAATAAAGATGACTTAGATACTACTGAAGAGATAATGTCGGAAGTTTAATTTTTTATAACTATACATATTGTAGAGGTATTAATAATATTATCCTCTACTACTTAGTATTCGCTAAAAAACTTATACACAAGTTTTTTATATGAAAGAAATGTAGTTCATTAAAAATCTAAAAATAACTACTATGAAGATTAACTGTTAGATGTCTTAATTATAATAATTTTTGTTTAAAGTTATTATAATCAATAATATTTAACATATTATGTTAAATATTAATATTTCTATGAAAAAATTATCTGATTGATGAAATTACGTAACTGTTTGATCTACTGATTAATCTTTCCTTATGTTGTCTTTCAAAACAAAAGTATATTTACAATACTCTATATAAACTTTATTTGTTTTTAATACGGTTTATAGATTTTTATTCTTAATGATACTTAAAAGCTATAGTTATAAGTTTTATGAGAGAATAACGTACATTAAAAGTATAATTTATAATAGGACCTCTATTTAGAATGTTTACAACTAACTCAATTTCTGAAACCTCTGATATTACTGACAATGACTATTGTGTATTTGGATTAGCCACTTGCTTTTTAAAAAATGATGGAGAATTCGATAAAATTCAGATTATTGAACCTATTCCGTCATCAGCACTAGAAATACTTCTTAAAGGTATTCCAACTTCTTACGAACTTATTTGTGCCATGCCTATTGGAAGCATTATAAAGGATAAATCATTGACAAAAACTGTAGATTTTCCTGAAAAGGCAAAATTTTGTGATCTATTTATTGAACGTACTGCTGCTGCTGTAAGGACATATAAAAGGAATTCTCATATTTGTTCTCAGTTTTCTTTAGGAAGTATTAAGAAAGATCTAAATTTTTCTTTAGAAAAGAAGAGAGTGTTGAATACAATACATTCAGTTACGGTAGAAGATAATGTTAAACAACATTCTCATACTCATGCTACCCTCTAAGTCATAAAATATTAATTTGATATTTCTCCGGTTAAGCTAAAGGGGCGGGATTCCGTTATTTTGACATTTACCAATTGACCCCTGAGACTATTAATATTTCCCTGAAAAAAAGTCAGCCTATTTTTTCTTGTTCTTCCCATTACTTGATTATTTTCTTTAGGATTTTCTTGTTCTACTAAAATTTCTTCTATTTTTCCCAGATATTTTTGAGAATTCTGGGCTGCTTTTTGTCCTACTAGATGGTTAAGTCTTTGTAGTCGATCACTTTTAGTATTATCGTCTATTTGTTCATTCCATTTAGCAGCAGGGGTACCAGGACGAGGAGAATATGCTGCAGTATTCAATTGATCAAATCCAATATCCTCTACTAGTTGTAAGGTATTCTGAAATTGTTGTTCTGTTTCTCCGGGAAATCCTACTATTGCATCAGCAGTGATAGAAGCATTAGGCATATAAGATCTGATTGTATTGACCAACTGCCTGTATCTTTGATGTGTATACCCTCTCTTCATTTCTTTTAAAATATCATTATCACCTGATTGAAAAGGTATGTGAAAATGCTCGCAAATTTTTGGTAACTCGTAACATGCACGAATTAATCTTTCTGTAAAATATCGAGGATGACTTGTCGCAAATCTAATCCTTTTAATATTAGAGACTTCATGAACTTTATATAGCAAATCTGTAAAAGTATGTTGATGTCTTCCTGTCTCAGTTGTTCCAGGTAAATCTCTCCCGTAAGCATCAATATTCTGGCCTAATAGGGTAATCTCTTTATATCCTTGTTGTTCTAGTAATTTAATTTCAGAACAAATATCCTCAGGAGTACGAGACTGTTCTATTCCTCTAACATTAGGAACAACACAATAGCTACATCTCTCATTACAACCATATATAATATTTACCCATGCTGTTATTTTACTAGTTC
It contains:
- the tig gene encoding trigger factor; its protein translation is MKITQEKLPNSQIGLEIEIPAETAKKAYEIKIDTLARTANIPGFRKGKVPRTILLQRLGNRYVKATTLEELVQDSLKKAIDKESIKAIGNYTLQDNLDKLIDEFQPGQPFTFSARIDVPPSVELGMYKELSIKAEEKNYDIEQVENWLKERREKLATLVPIEDRHSQMGDVAIVDYKGFLISEGIVAEQPIEGVEGKDFRVDLEKGKFIEGMVEGLLEMKPGESKELPLVFPDDYPREDLAKKSVNFAIKLKELKAKELPELDDDFADEVSEFETISQLQESLEKQFIESAKSETQSNIHNAITEELNKNCTVDLPDTLVQEEITKLLTQTAMKMEEMGVDLAEVFNQENLPNLRKNAHPEAVERLKKILILKEIASIEAITVEEEEIEKKNNEFKEKLKGQNIDLDKLYVTVKEQLMVEKTLNWLQEKSTIELCESGSLEIKNKDDLDTTEEIMSEV
- the miaB gene encoding tRNA (N6-isopentenyl adenosine(37)-C2)-methylthiotransferase MiaB; translated protein: MMSNLRYYHIVTFGCQMNKADSERMAGILEDMGFEWSDDPDQANLILYNTCTIRDNAEQKVYSYLGKQAKRKHKDPNLLLAVAGCVAQQEGEKILRRIPELDLVMGPQHVNCLGDLLEQVLKGNQVVATEPIHIIEDITKPRRTSKITAWVNIIYGCNERCSYCVVPNVRGIEQSRTPEDICSEIKLLEQQGYKEITLLGQNIDAYGRDLPGTTETGRHQHTFTDLLYKVHEVSNIKRIRFATSHPRYFTERLIRACYELPKICEHFHIPFQSGDNDILKEMKRGYTHQRYRQLVNTIRSYMPNASITADAIVGFPGETEQQFQNTLQLVEDIGFDQLNTAAYSPRPGTPAAKWNEQIDDNTKSDRLQRLNHLVGQKAAQNSQKYLGKIEEILVEQENPKENNQVMGRTRKNRLTFFQGNINSLRGQLVNVKITESRPFSLTGEISN